From Penicillium psychrofluorescens genome assembly, chromosome: 6, one genomic window encodes:
- a CDS encoding uncharacterized protein (ID:PFLUO_009057-T1.cds;~source:funannotate), which yields MGTKGSSVSQKPPDNQHLLPEAEGYSLVLDAEKNLVETRGDKAEESQSADRVLRLEIHGMGSAPVLHLKIAEHKPAKDKNVYENGMDGAAGIVFFLFQLPETYPGGRTGLLRIVRDLCDETPTLGVTKIVPGRTEVKRFFKRHRKHPQTWEDTIFVNGIKVDWKRKRPSSKRLYMRVVFPGAQEGTNLIVLDESSEQLKSVTSGDLSKFIDAFILPLRIYLRRCVLRKRYHEELSRLQNRTPATQEGTSQDGEDAELKSIGSADHASDLEVTMSAPRHGNCAASATSYHTAHSVLSPSTTSPTSSAFHTPVMHSQTPSILDISEDPESSSMLEKPTSTENTHTSLSQGKSPKGKQDPRKTQPAETTLANNHTDHDIHTHTSPFQGKSPEGTDHGASIMEATSYTPETIHKSHNIHPPAGESLGDQIGPHPSGDIYNNNPYPPPFKRLEEQAASRTSGEKQQHDRTSIPGKYNIFPCNTCTTERSLTREQDLVEEGSNIQAEQTETSTNLKPSKQFTDSHKASQAEPTTQPADSNLELEQSNTNDEESKSDGEVSINTAIQAGKEPSTMPETKPLSKKAKIKRMKKARKRRFRGKKHHASTTSQDTASQSDTETDSDSEDGEARASQVQFETSHLASTFEASPEPSNAIKESQGRQRPSNILIQQGQDLVREDPETTTTPTLTASPEDVPSSTTTVLATHGDDALTCSSSRGMGLSPDKPNPASGDLIIQTPPGFVWELTKVSFPCAKMDCRRACNPWDGQSVICPKCGPYSLIRYCGRDHLREDVSQHWNHCDKYSFQHPCVPGSVPPEVLSGPPQLPCRHRWDSPERHRQAMLFSTARRDDGDYVLFAEWPLATAAGGDPGEFGRRCSHRVFLAVRWDDPVARDRFRRVLAICLFSALEVQPLVGFMFRLVRDCLRLRGLWSVEVDHMLRSQIRLEHGVNLQPPIKGQYHAYEAEWVGLDTRSRQDPTYVSDVPLLGNLGGGFRRLCDLMESKFWILRASRTTHPFVQSVDARTRGEGFAGVRGEERRTFRRGEGWDGAGTGPLELEGEP from the exons ATGGGTACCAAAGGGAGCTCCGTTTCCCAGAAGCCGCCCGATAACCAGCACCTTCTACCTGAGGCAGAAGGATACAGTCTGGTTCTTGATGCCGAGAAGAACCTCGTGGAGACTCGTGGCGACAAGGCCGAAGAGAGCCAGTCTGCCGACCGTGTCTTACGCCTGGAAATCCATGGCATGGGCAGCGCTCCAGTGCTGCATCTGAAGATTGCAGAGCATAAGCCTGCCAAGGACAAAAACGTGTACGAAAATGGCATGGACGGGGCAGCTGGAAtagtcttcttcctcttccagctccccgAAACCTACCCTGGAGGCAGGACAGGCCTGCTTCGCATTGTTCGGGACCTGTGTGACGAGACTCCTACTCTTGGGGTCACAAAGATTGTTCCAGGACGAACGGAAGTCAAGAGGTTTTTCAAGAGACACCGAAAGCACCCCCAAACGTGGGAAGATACTATCTTCGTGAACGGCATCAAAGTCGATTGGAAACGAAAACGTCCGAGTTCCAAAAGACTCTACATGCGTGTCGTGTTCCCAGGAGCTCAGGAGGGAACTAACTTGATTGTGCTTGACGAGAGCTCAGAACAGCTAAAATCCGTCACTTCTGGCGATCTA TCCAAATTCATTGATGCATTCATCCTTCCCCTTCGCATCTATCTTCGAAGATGTGTTCTCAGGAAACGGTATCATGAGGAACTGAGCCGTCTCCAGAACCGAACCCCTGCGACTCAGGAAGGGACCTCACaagatggcgaggatgcAGAGTTGAAGAGCATTGGGTCTGCTGACCATGCCTCTGATTTGGAAGTGACGATGTCAGCGCCGAGACATGGTAACTGCGCTGCCTCCGCTACTTCCTATCATACTGCCCACAGCGTTCTTTCTCCCTCAACAACCTCTCCCACCTCTTCTGCTTTCCACACTCCTGTTATGCATTCGCAGACCCCTTCCATCCTCGATATCTCTGAAGATCCTGAGTCAAGCAGCATGCTTGAGAAGCCTACCTCAACCGAAAACACTCACACCTCTCTTTCTCAGGGCAAGAGTCCCAAAGGTAAACAAGATCCACGAAAGACCCAACCTGCTGAAACAACCTTGGCTAACAACCATACCGACCACGACATCCACACCCACACATCTCCTTTTCAGGGCAAGAGTCCCGAAG GTACCGACCACGGCGCCTCCATTATGGAAGCCACATCTTACACTCCTGAAACCATCCACAAGAGTCACAATATCCATCCTCCTGCAGGCGAAAGCCTCGGAGACCAGATTGGTCCACATCCGTCTGGAGATATCTACAACAATAACCCTTATCCACCTCCATTTAAGCGCCTTGAAGAACAGGCTGCTTCACGTACTTCTGGAGAGAAACAACAGCACGATCGTACCAGCATACCAGGTAAGTACAACATCTTCCCATGCAACACGTGTACCACGGAGCGATCGCTAACTCGAGAACAAGATCTTGTCGAAGAAGGGAGCAACATCCAAGCAGAGCAGACTGAGACGAGCACAAACCTGAAGCCGTCCAAACAGTTCACAGACTCTCACAAGGCATCGCAGGCTGAACCGACTACACAACCAGCTGACAGCAACCTCGAGCTCGAACAGAGCAATACCAACGATGAGGAAAGCAAGTCGGACGGCGAAGTTTCAATCAATACTGCGATACAAGCCGGCAAAGAGCCCAGCACGATGCCTGAAACAAAGCCCCTttcgaagaaggcgaagataaagagaatgaagaaaGCGCGAAAGAGGAGATTTCGAGGCAAGAAGCATCATGCTTCAACCACCTCGCAAGACACTGCTTCCCAGTCTGATACAGAGACAGACTCAGACAGTGAAGACGGCGAGGCACGGGCTTCCCAAGTCCAGTTTGAGACCAGCCATCTAGCCTCAACGTTTGAAGCATCTCCTGAGCCATCAAATGCCATCAAGGAAAGCCAAGGCAGGCAGCGCCCTTCGAACATTCTTAtccaacaaggacaagatctGGTCCGTGAGGACCCcgagacgacgacgacacccACACTGACGGCGTCACCAGAAGACGTGCCATCGTCAACCACCACAGTGCTGGCCACTCACGGTGATGACGCCCTGACATGCAGTTCATCCAGGGGCATGGGACTTAGCCCAGACAAACCCAACCCAGCAAGCGGCGACCTGATAATCCAAACGCCGCCGGGGTTTGTCTGGGAGCTGACGAAAGTCAGCTTCCCATGCGCCAAAATGGACTGCCGTCGGGCGTGCAACCCGTGGGATGGCCAGTCGGTGATTTGCCCGAAGTGTGGGCCGTACTCCCTGATCCGCTACTGCGGAAGGGATCACCTCCGAGAGGACGTGTCGCAGCACTGGAACCACTGCGACAAATACTCGTTCCAGCATCCCTGCGTGCCGGGGTCTGTTCCACCGGAAGTTTTGAGCGGACCACCTCAGCTTCCATGCCGCCACCGGTGGGACAGCCCTGAGCGACATCGCCAAGCGATGTTGTTTAGCACGGCACGCAGGGACGACGGCGACTACGTCCTCTTTGCGGAGTGGCCTctcgccaccgccgccggaggTGATCCTGGGGAGTTCGGGCGCCGTTGTTCGCATCGGGTGTTCCTCGCGGTTCGGTGGGACGATCCCGTGGCGAGGGATCGGTTCCGCCGAGTGTTGGCGATCTGCCTTTTCTCGGCTCTCGAGGTGCAACCCCTCGTTGGCTTCATGTTCCGTCTTGTGCGCGACTGCCTCCGCCTTCGGGGCCTCTGGTCTGTGGAGGTTGACCACATGCTGCGATCCCAGATTCGTCTGGAGCATGGCGTCAACCTCCAGCCGCCCATCAAGGGACAGTACCATGCCTATGAGGCGGAGTGGGTTGGTCTCGACACTCGTTCCCGTCAAGACCCAACCTACGTGAGCGACGTCCCGCTCTTGGGCAACTTGGGGGGTGGGTTCCGGCGCCTGTGTGACCTGATGGAGTCCAAATTTTGGATTCTGCGGGCGAGCCGGACCACCCATCCTTTTGTCCAGAGCGTGGATGCTCGGACGCGTGGGGAGGGTTTCGCGGGGGTCCGGGGGGAGGAGCGACGGACCTTCCGACGGGGCGAGGGTTGGGATGGTGCCGGGACAGGACCTCTGGAGCTCGAGGGGGAGCCCTAG
- a CDS encoding uncharacterized protein (ID:PFLUO_009058-T1.cds;~source:funannotate), giving the protein MSATAARPDPFKPAKRVAGQRQDVWSIVNEAAAASPVQPIVNMGQGFFGYNPPKFAIDAAKDALDRVECNQYSPTKGRPRLKKAIADAYSPFFGRTLNPETEVSITTGANEGMLSAFMGFIEPGDEVIIFEPFFDQYISNIEMPGGTIRYVPLHPPKDGATRTSPASEWTIDFDEFEKTINSKTKMIVLNSPHNPVGKVFSREELQRIGDLCVKHNLIILSDEVYDRLFYVPFTRIGTLSPELYDRTLTVGSAGKAFYATGWRVGYLIGPEHLIKYVAGAHTRICYSSVSPLQEAAAVAFEQADKEGFWDESRNDMQQKMKRFCAVFDELGIPYSDPEGGYFVLANMAAVKLPADYPFPPHVANRPRDFKLCWFLIQEVGVAAIPPTEFYTDANSHIAEDYLRFAVCKNDDVLETAKERLRGLKKYIQ; this is encoded by the exons ATGTCCGCAACAGCTGCGCGACCCGACCCTTTTAAACCGGCGAAAAGAGTGGCCGGACAGCGACAGGATGTCTG GTCTATCGTTAATGAAGCTGCGGCCGCCTCGCCCGTTCAGCCGATTGTGAATATGGGCCAAGGATTCTT TGGTTATAATCCCCCCAAGTTCGCCATTGATGCGGCCAAGGATGCGCTGGATCGGGTGGAATGCAACCAGTATTCCCCGACAAAG GGCCGCCCTCGTCTCAAGAAGGCCATCGCGGATGCATACTCGCCTTTCTTCGGCAGGACCTTGAATCCGGAGACAGAGGTCTCCATCACCACGGGCGCGAATGAGG GTATGCTGAGCGCATTTATGGGTTTTATTGAACCCGGCGATGAGGTCATTATCTTCGAACCGTTCTTTGATCA ATACATCAGCAATATCGAGATGCCCGGTGGCACAATTCGTTATGTCCCGCTTCACCCACCCAAGGACGGTGCTACAAGGACCTCTCCTGCTTCAGAGTGGACTATTGATTTTGACGAATTCGAGAAAACTATCAATTCCAAGACAAAAATGATC GTGTTAAACTCTCC CCACAATCCCGTAGGCAAGGTCTTCTCACGCGAGGAGCTCCAGCGCATTGGCGATCTCTGCGTAAAGCACAATCTGATTATTCTGTCCGATGAAGTGTACGATCGCCTTTTCTACGTGCCGTTCACCCGAATTGGCACCCTGTCTCCGGAACTGTACGATCGTACGCTCACTGTGGGTTCCGCCGGCAAGGCTTTCTACGCCACTGGCTGGCGAGTTGGGTACCTCATTGGTCCTGAGCATCTCATCAAATACGTCGCGGGTGCCCATACCCGCATCTGCTACAGCAGTGTGTCTCCTCTgcaagaagcagccgccGTCGCATTCGAGCAGGCCGACAAGGAAGGATTCTGGGATGAAAGCCGGAATGATATGCAGCAGAAGATGAAACGTTTCTGTGCAGTGTTTGATGAGCTTGGCATTCCG TACTCCGATCCTGAGGGCGGATACTTCGTTctcgccaacatggccgcGGTCAAGCTGCCGGCCGACTATCCGTTCCCCCCGCATGTGGCAAACCGGCCCCGAGACTTCAAGCTCTGTTGGTTCCTGATTCAGGAGGTTGGTGTGGCCGCTATCCCGCCCACGGAGTTCTACACCGATGCCAACTCGCACATTGCCGAGGATTATCTGCGCTTTGCGGTCTGCAAGAACGACGATGTGCTTGAGACAGCCAAGGAGAGGCTGAGGGGCTTGAAGAAGTATATCCAGTGA
- a CDS encoding uncharacterized protein (ID:PFLUO_009060-T1.cds;~source:funannotate), whose translation MAHESIVPGDLPGPRYDLFALSPEPAPAQSDSSVYLATVSSPSQTTTSGHMQQVVEDPSSSLSLGPVSEDQNESPTYIEPTHNETTPFQGFPYYSEPSLVDLPNFIKSAKPTCTDNSRHGDLSDDAVFTQDTWNCTVADYNFAQHAFRSSTEETQEPPLPAGSSLHVIIEDPRENPRGHRERRIRSEVDLEKQKENTRLLKMFGGACLWCYRSKKRCEPANTCRSCALNRRKCIRESSQLSLFGPTVELSADDDLAAFLLSPPSREALTTLRALANKILKQEPGLRVVINLRQTGDGHIQTWAIDLREAQTAVSSAWGHPVATFIADAHKYVWCTELVELEKAYHLHPLVQSAIAMARMFMTLRCLGQTKIHVSQFDVDIARLTLFYILVVCSRDLAEQSERFAGILCETLRRKDQHHVPGNGNDEETTPVSPIWAATALYYRVVSGLLDLHTCLSIAPIFNSFASHLDGVHSSLWSILKWISPSQEPCSKDSLTAALNDEIPVLPSREYFDVALWLGPSSLEPFEPVVFRRHADPFSETSYAMESFLEGAFTRPGKPESPCAAKTTETTIPDDDSADKRLRMISPVRSEDFDPMNPDTWPSHEGSMALIDEFFNATTPEPEISSADDSNQNDI comes from the exons ATGGCCCACGAATCTATAGTCCCAGGTGACTTGCCTGGTCCTCGGTACGACCTGTTCGCGCTGTCCCCCGAACCGGCCCCGGCCCAGTCGGACAGTTCGGTGTACTTG GCTACTGTGTCATCACCAAGCCAGACGACAACCAGTGGCCACATGCAACAAGTTGTGGAGGACCCTTCATCAAGCCTGTCACTTGGACCTGTATCCGAAGACCAGAATGAGTCTCCCACTTATATTGAACCCACGCATAATGAAACTACCCCTTTCCAAGGTTTCCCATATTACTCTGAACCCagcctggtcgatctg CCAAACTTCATCAAGTCTGCCAAGCCTACATGCACCGACAATTCAAGACATGGCGACCTCTCTGATGACGCCGTGTTCACCCAG GATACTTGGAACTGCACCGTCGCTGATTACAACTTTGCCCAACATGCGTTCAGGAGTAGCACAGAAGAAACGCAGGAGCCTCCGCTTCCCGCCGGCTCTAGTTTGCATGTCATCATCGAGGATCCGCGAGAGAACCCCCGCGGCCATCGTGAAAGGCGAATCCGATCCGAGGTTGATTTagagaagcagaaagagAACACTCGCTTGCTCAAAATGTTTGGTGGTGCCTGTCTCTGGTGTTATCGGAGTAAGAAGAGATGCGAGCCTGCCAATACCTGCCGCTCGTGCGCGTTGAACCGGCGCAAGTGTATTCGAGAGTCTTCGCAGCTGTCCCTGTTTGGTCCTACCGTGGAGCTTTCTGCggacgatgatctcgccgCTTTCTTGCTAAGCCCGCCTTCTCGTGAAGCGCTCACCACGTTGCGGGCGCTGGCCAACAAAATACTCAAACAAGAGCCAGGACTGCGAGTGGTGATCAACCTCCGCCAAACCGGTGATGGGCATATTCAAACGTGGGCGATCGACCTGCGCGAAGCCCAGACGGCTGTCTCCAGTGCGTGGGGGCATCCCGTTGCTACGTTTATTGCCGATGCACACAAGTATGTCTGGTGTaccgagctggtcgagctcGAAAAGGCCTACCACTTGCACCCGCTCGTGCAatccgccatcgccatggcgaGAATGTTCATGACGCTTCGTTGTCTCGGGCAAACCAAGATCCATGTCAGCCAGTTTGATGTTGACATTGCACGTCTGACCCTGTTTTATATCCTGGTTGTCTGCTCTCGTGACCTGGCAGAGCAGTCCGAGCGCTTCGCCGGGATTCTCTGCGAGACATTGCGTCGAAAGGACCAGCATCATGTCCCTGGTAATGGAAATGATGAAGAGACAACCCCTGTGAGCCCGATCTGGGCCGCCACCGCACTCTACTATCGGGTTGTCAGCGGGCTGCTGGACCTTCACACCTGCTTGTCCATCGCACCGATCTTCAATTCCTTCGCCTCGCACCTGGATGGTGTTCACAGTAGCCTGTGGAGCATTCTGAAATGGATTTCACCCTCTCAAGAACCCTGCAGCAAGGACTCCTTGACTGCTGCGCTTAACGATGAGATTCCCGTCCTGCCGTCTCGGGAATACTTCGACGTCGCTCTCTGGCTGGGACCTTCCAGTCTCGAGCCGTTCGAGCCCGTGGTCTTTAGACGACACGCAGATCCTTTCTCGGAGACATCCTACGCCATGGAGTCCTTCCTGGAAGGAGCATTCACCCGTCCCGGTAAACCGGAATCTCCGTGCGCAGCAAAGACCACGGAGACAACCATACCCGACGATGATTCGGCGGACAAACGCCTGAGGATGATCTCCCCAGTGCGCAGCGAAGATTTCGACCCGATGAACCCAGACACTTGGCCCAGTCATGAGGGGTCGATGGCCCTGATTGACGAATTCTTCAATGCCACCACCCCGGAGCCGGAAATTAGCAGCGCGGACGATTCCAACCAAAACGATATTTAG
- a CDS encoding uncharacterized protein (ID:PFLUO_009056-T1.cds;~source:funannotate): MIFSRSRRSIFPLLPPYGAHDPNGERITTLHPDDLTPYLGLRARLSQVWINRWTILLLLVLVRVLIAIGSLQNDMATAKREALSSCTSVESMGSAMASMPHYLSQGVNDLTATGFDKAVNGLKSMLLLTITGIEEIIVFIIKIMYQTYLCLITMAVRGTVSAGIALIEDALDFLNSTLSTIGHDIDATVSTFETGLEDFANLVNTAASDLGAHLPSLNLNTSVDALENIHLPQSIDAKLNTLNSSIPTFSEVDSYVQGLIRVPFQEINGLINQSLGTYSFDRSVLPVPQKQQLTFCGDNDGINKFFNGVEDIAVMARKIFIIVMLLAAVLACVPMAWKEIRRWRSMKERSQLVRKEAHDPMDVVYIVSRPYTAAAGIKAASRFSNSRRQILVRWAIAYATTMPALFVLALGIAGLLGCLCQWLLLRAVQKTVPELSSEVTAYADKVVGSLENASVSWANGANQAITNMNNDINDNVFGWVNKSTHAVNDTLNTFVDKTMGVLNETFQNTILYDPITEVFECLIGLKIAGIEKGLTWVSDNAHVDFPLLPSTVFSAGAAASISNSSSNPSDSFLADAGSDTSNKISQVVVGVVNKLEEGVRQEAIIATAVFAIWVLVALIGATRAMILFWGRDRNRGEGGGHAIDPVPRAPGPTNGFMEVPLTAASKNQHDSFDRVAMGLAVPTRGGPVSIDDEKYGFAGHRAYNTALKVDSAPAMRGSTYVEYDAKRGI, from the coding sequence ATGATATTCTCGCGATCCCGGCGATCGATCTTCCCCCTTCTGCCACCATACGGAGCGCACGATCCCAACGGAGAGCGGATCACCACATTGCACCCAGACGACCTCACACCTTACTTGGGCCTGCGAGCTCGGTTGTCGCAGGTATGGATCAATCGCTGGACGATTCTTCTCTTGCTGGTACTTGTAAGAGTCTTGATAGCCATCGGCAGTCTCCAAAACGACATGGCCACGGCTAAACGCGAAGCTCTGTCCTCATGTACCTCTGTGGAATCCATGGGCAGCGCCATGGCTTCGATGCCGCACTACCTCTCCCAGGGTGTCAACGATCTGACGGCGACTGGATTTGATAAAGCCGTGAATGGTCTCAAGTCTATGCTCCTGCTTACCATCACTGGCATTGAAGAAATAATTGTCTTTATCATCAAAATCATGTACCAGACTTACCTCTGCCTCATTACCATGGCCGTGCGGGGCACTGTGTCTGCTGGAATCGCGTTGATAGAAGATGCGTTGGACTTTTTGAACTCCACGCTGTCGACCATTGGCCACGATATTGACGCCACAGTCAGTACCTTCGAAACCGGCCTTGAGGACTTTGCAAATCTGGTGAACACAGCCGCCAGCGATCTCGGTGCCCACCTTCCTTCACTGAACCTCAACACCTCTGTGGATGCGCTCGAGAACATCCATCTTCCTCAATCGATCGATGCGAAACTCAACACTCTGAACAGCTCCATCCCCACATTCAGCGAGGTGGACAGCTATGTGCAGGGTCTTATCCGCGTGCCGTTCCAGGAAATCAACGGCCTGATCAATCAGTCTCTGGGAACCTATTCCTTTGACCGCTCTGTGCTTCCAGTCCCGCAAAAGCAACAATTGACATTCTGCGGCGACAACGATGGGATCAACAAGTTCTTCAACGGAGTCGAGGATATCGCCGTCATGGCCCGCAAAATCTTTATTATAGTCATGCTTCTCGCGGCCGTGCTGGCCTGCGTCCCCATGGCCTGGAAGGAGATCCGGCGTTGGCGATCAATGAAGGAACGATCCCAACTCGTCCGCAAGGAGGCACACGACCCTATGGATGTGGTTTATATTGTCTCCCGTCCGTACACAGCGGCAGCGGGAATTAAAGCCGCAAGCCGGTTCAGCAACAGTCGTCGCCAGATCCTCGTGCGCTGGGCCATTGCCTACGCTACTACGATGCCAGCCCTGTTCGTACTTGCACTCGGTATCGCAGGCCTCCTCGGGTGTCTTTGCCAGTGGCTTCTCCTGCGCGCCGTGCAGAAGACAGTGCCCGAACTGAGCAGCGAGGTGACCGCTTATGCAGACAAAGTAGTTGGCTCCCTGGAGAACGCGTCCGTGTCGTGGGCAAATGGGGCCAACCAGGCGATCACAAACATGAACAACGACATCAACGACAACGTCTTCGGCTGGGTCAACAAGAGTACCCACGCAGTGAACGACACGCTCAATACCTTCGTCGACAAGACCATGGGTGTGCTGAACGAGACCTTCCAAAACACAATCCTGTACGACCCAATCACAGAGGTCTTCGAGTGTCTGATCGGTCTGAAAATCGCCGGCATCGAAAAGGGCCTAACTTGGGTCTCGGATAACGCACACGTCGACTTCCCTCTCCTACCCTCCACCGTTTTCTCCGCGGGTGCCGCAGCCAGCATCTCAAACTCTTCCTCCAATCCATCAGACAGTTTCCTTGCCGACGCAGGCTCCGACACATCCAACAAAATTAGCCAAGTCGTCGTCGGCGTGGTCAACAAGCTAGAAGAGGGCGTCCGCCAAGAAGCCATCATCGCTACTGCCGTGTTCGCCATCTGGGTACTCGTTGCCCTCATCGGCGCCACCCGCGCGATGATCCTCTTCTGGGGTCGCGACAGGAACCGCGGCGAGGGTGGCGGCCATGCGATTGATCCGGTTCCTAGGGCTCCCGGTCCCACCAATGGCTTCATGGAGGTGCCGCTGACGGCTGCTTCCAAGAATCAGCATGATTCGTTCGATAGAGTGGCTATGGGGCTCGCCGTGCCTACTCGGGGCGGGCCGGTGTCgattgatgatgagaagTATGGGTTTGCGGGGCACAGGGCGTATAACACGGCTTTAAAGGTTGACTCTGCGCCGGCTATGAGGGGGAGTACTTATGTGGAATATGATGCGAAGCGTGGAATATGA
- a CDS encoding uncharacterized protein (ID:PFLUO_009059-T1.cds;~source:funannotate), producing MVSCPICANSVPQLKINDHIDSDCQKFIEDPASSPTDQPASQKQVASIFQPPSARKASSQPSVTKESPSRPQASTPRLNGKRSFVQESDTPQDRDGPSQPNGASAEPPAKRPKVSALQKAAPLAERMRPKTLDDVCGQELVGSNGVLRGLIEQDRVPSMILWGSAGTGKTTIARVIASMVGSRFVEINSTSSGVAECKKIFSEARSELGLTGRKTIIFCDEIHRFSKSQQDVFLGPVESGQVTLIGATTENPSFKVQNALLSRCRTFTLAKLTDEDVIAILNRALRVEGPNYSPSALVDDELVQYLAKFADGDARTSLNLLELAMDLSKRREMTKEELKRSLTKTLVYDRAGDQHYDTISAFHKSIRGSNPDAALYYLARMIQSGEDPLYIARRLIVVASEDIGLADNTMLTLAISTHSAVEKIGLPEARINLAHATVAMAMSKKSTRSYRALNNAFAALNEPGVAGLPIPIHLRNAPTKLMKELGYGKEYKYNPNYKNGEVVQEYLPEQLQDRTFLENIDLGTMRDPDLGRF from the coding sequence ATGGTCTCCTGTCCTATCTGTGCGAATTCGGTTCCGCAGCTGAAGATCAACGACCACATTGACTCCGACTGCCAGAAGTTTATCGAAGACCCGGCCTCGTCCCCGACTGACCAGCCCGCTTCCCAAAAACAAGTGGCCAGCATTTTCCAGCCGCCGTCCGCACGCAAAGCCTCATCCCAACCTAGCGTGACCAAAGAATCACCGTCACGTCCCCAAGCATCGACTCCGCGCTTGAATGGCAAAAGATCCTTTGTGCAGGAATCGGATACACCGCAAGACCGAGATGGACCAAGCCAACCGAATGGCGCATCTGCGGAGCCTCCGGCGAAACGCCCCAAAGTCAGTGCCTTGCAGAAAGCGGCTCCGCTGGCAGAGCGTATGCGACCCAAGACGTTAGATGACGTTTGCGGTCAGGAGCTGGTTGGTTCGAACGGAGTGCTGCGCGGACTTATCGAGCAGGACCGAGTTCCGAGCATGATACTGTGGGGTAGTGCGGGAACAGGAAAGACGACCATTGCACGAGTCATTGCATCGATGGTTGGCAGCCGGTTTGTGGAAATCAACAGCACAAGTTCTGGTGTTGCGGAATGCAAGAAGATCTTCTCCGAGGCTCGGAGTGAACTCGGTCTGACCGGCAGGAAGACGATCATCTTCTGTGATGAGATTCATCGGTTTTCAAAATCCCAACAGGACGTCTTTTTGGGACCGGTCGAGAGTGGACAGGTTACGCTCATCGGCGCCACAACCGAGAATCCATCGTTCAAGGTCCAGAATGCTCTTCTCTCACGCTGCCGGACCTTTACCCTGGCCAAGCTCACGGATGAAGATGTCATTGCTATTCTCAATCGCGCACTGAGGGTCGAGGGTCCAAATTACTCGCCCTCGGCACTGGTCGACGATGAACTGGTGCAGTATCTAGCCAAATTTGCCGACGGGGACGCCCGAACCTctctcaatctcctcgagctggccatGGACCTGTCCAAACGCCGGGAGATGACGAAGGAGGAGTTGAAACGATCTCTAACCAAAACTCTCGTCTATGACCGCGCTGGGGATCAGCATTATGACACCATTTCAGCCTTCCACAAGTCTATCCGCGGGAGTAACCCGGATGCAGCGTTGTATTACCTTGCTCGCATGATTCAATCCGGGGAAGACCCACTGTACATCGCCCGGCGGCTGATCGTTGTTGCCTCGGAGGATATTGGGCTCGCCGATAACACCATGCTCACTCTGGCCATCTCCACTCATTCTGCTGTTGAGAAAATCGGCCTGCCCGAGGCACGAATAAATTTGGCGCATGCCACTGTCGCGATGGCTATGTCGAAGAAAAGCACTCGATCATATCGGGCTTTGAACAATGCGTTTGCGGCACTGAACGAGCCAGGTGTTGCGGGACTGCCGATTCCCATTCATCTGCGGAATGCACCCACGAAGCTCATGAAGGAGCTTGGGTACGGCAAGGAGTATAAATACAACCCGAACTATAAGAATGGCGAAGTGGTGCAGGAGTATCTACCCGAGCAACTCCAGGACCGGACGTTCTTGGAGAATATTGACCTGGGGACGATGAGAGATCCTGATCTGGGCAGGTTCTGA